AAATCTGGTAAGGATAGACTTTCTGAATAGAATCATCGCCGCTGATTTCTCCGTTCAACTGATCAACAGCTGCTTTACCGGTTCCGGTTACAGACTGGTAAGTGGATACGATCACCCTTTTAAGATCATATTTTTTGTTCAAAGGCCCCAATACCATTACCAATTGAATGGTAGAACAGTTGGGGTTGGCAATGATTTTATCTTCTTTCGTTAAAACATCTGCATTGATCTCAGGAACCACCAGTTTTTTGTCAGGATCCATTCTCCATGCTGAAGAATTATCAATTACAGTCGTACCTGCTTCGGCAAAAAGCGGTGCAAACTCCAGGGAAGCTGACCCTCCTGCCGAAAAGATGGCAATATCAGGTTTGGCAGCTATAGCGTCCTTCATGCTTACAATCGTAAATTCTTCCTGTTTATACTTCACCTTTTTACCTACGGATTTCTCGGAGGCTACGGGAATCAGTTCTGTGACAGGGAAGTTTCTTTCTTCCAGAATTTTAAGCATAACCTGGCCAACCATTCCTGTTGAACCTACTACAGCTACTTTCATTGATAATTAAAATTGTTTATGTTAATATATTTATGCCCCGAAGACTCTGGTCCAAGGGAAAGCATAGGCGAATAAACTGACTGCAATCAGCCCCATGATCACTACCGTTAAAGAAAGGGAAGGGCCGACTTTTACTTTTTTATAGACTACCGTCATCAGAATGGCAGCAATAAGCATAGAAAACGGATGTTCCACAT
The sequence above is a segment of the Chryseobacterium sp. JJR-5R genome. Coding sequences within it:
- a CDS encoding aspartate-semialdehyde dehydrogenase, producing MKVAVVGSTGMVGQVMLKILEERNFPVTELIPVASEKSVGKKVKYKQEEFTIVSMKDAIAAKPDIAIFSAGGSASLEFAPLFAEAGTTVIDNSSAWRMDPDKKLVVPEINADVLTKEDKIIANPNCSTIQLVMVLGPLNKKYDLKRVIVSTYQSVTGTGKAAVDQLNGEISGDDSIQKVYPYQIFKNALPHCDVFADDDYTKEEIKLMKEPKKILGDDTFNLTATAVRVPVQGGHSESVNIEFENEFDLDEVRKILSETPGVVVMDNVKNNEYPMPLYSEGKDEVFVGRIRRDLSQPKTLNLWIVADNLRKGAATNAVQIAEYLVANNLV